The Solea senegalensis isolate Sse05_10M linkage group LG4, IFAPA_SoseM_1, whole genome shotgun sequence genome includes a region encoding these proteins:
- the ndrg3a gene encoding protein NDRG3a isoform X1 → MDELQDVQLTEIKPLLTNKNARNFQDFDCQEHDIETPHGVLHVTMRGVPKGNRPVILTYHDIGLNHKSCFNTLFNYEDMQEITQHFAVVHVDAPGQQEGAPPFPSGYRYPTMEELAEMLPSVMTQLKVNSVIGIGVGAGAYILTRFALNNPTLVEGLVLINVDPCAEGWIDWAASKLSGWTSNLVDVVMAHHFSTDELTENQEIIQTYRLHIAHDINQDNLALFCGSYQYRQDLEIERPIVGLNEDTVNTLTCPALLVVGDTSPAVEAVVECNSRLNPTKTTLLKMADCGGLPQVVQPGKLAEAFKYFVQGMGYIPYVLLSHLSNESVPSAGMTRLARSRTTSSSSLTSTEGSRSRNNLNSLLEGSATGGLDNQSRPQTMEVSC, encoded by the exons GAGCATGATATAGAGACTCCTCATGGCGTTCTCCATGTGACCATGAGAGGTGTTCCCAAGGGCAACCGACCTGTCATCCTCACCTATCACGACATCGGCTTAAACC ATAAGTCATGCTTCAATACCCTGTTCAATTATGAGGACATGCAGGAGATCACACAGCATTTCGCAGTGGTTCATGTAGACGCACCCGGCCAGCAGGAAGGTGCCCCTCCCTTCCCCAGTGG TTATCGCTACCCCACCATGGAGGAGTTGGCTGAAATGCTGCCGTCTGTGATGACTCAGCTCAA GGTCAACAGTGTGATTGGCATTGGTGTGGGAGCAGGAGCGTACATCCTCACCCGCTTTGCA CTGAACAACCCCACTCTGGTGGAGGGTTTGGTTCTGATTAACGTGGACCCGTGTGCAGAAGGATGGATTGACTGGGCAGCATCAAAG TTGTCTGGATGGACCAGTAATTTGGTGGACGTCGTCATGGCTCATCACTTCAGCACT GATGAGCTGACGGAGAACCAGGAGATCATCCAGACCTACCGTCTCCATATCGCCCACGACATCAACCAGGACAACCTGGCTCTCTTCTGTGGCTCCTACCAATA CCGTCAGGACCTGGAGATCGAGAGGCCAATCGTGGGTCTGAATGAGGACACAGTCAACACACTCAC ATGCCCTGCATTGCTGGTGGTTGGTGACACATCACCTGCTGTGGAGGCTGTG gTGGAATGCAATTCCAGGTTAAATCCAACAAAGACCACCCTGCTAAag ATGGCTGATTGTGGAGGTTTGCCCCAGGTTGTGCAG CCAGGAAAACTTGCTGAGGCCTTTAAGTACTTTGTTCAGGGCATGGGCTACA TTCCCTACGTTCTTCTCAGTCACCTGAGCAACGAATCAG TGCCGTCGGCAGGAATGACTCGTCTGGCTCGCTCAcgcaccacctcctcctccagcctcacCTCCACTGAAGGCAGTCGCAGTCGCAACAACCTCAACAGCCTGCTGGAGGGCAGTGCCACTGGGGGCCTGGACAACCAGTCCAGACCCCAGACCATGGAGGTCTCCTGCTAA
- the ndrg3a gene encoding protein NDRG3a isoform X2 → MDELQDVQLTEIKPLLTNKNARNFQDFDCQEHDIETPHGVLHVTMRGVPKGNRPVILTYHDIGLNHKSCFNTLFNYEDMQEITQHFAVVHVDAPGQQEGAPPFPSGYRYPTMEELAEMLPSVMTQLKVNSVIGIGVGAGAYILTRFALNNPTLVEGLVLINVDPCAEGWIDWAASKLSGWTSNLVDVVMAHHFSTDELTENQEIIQTYRLHIAHDINQDNLALFCGSYQYRQDLEIERPIVGLNEDTVNTLTCPALLVVGDTSPAVEAVVECNSRLNPTKTTLLKMADCGGLPQVVQPGKLAEAFKYFVQGMGYMPSAGMTRLARSRTTSSSSLTSTEGSRSRNNLNSLLEGSATGGLDNQSRPQTMEVSC, encoded by the exons GAGCATGATATAGAGACTCCTCATGGCGTTCTCCATGTGACCATGAGAGGTGTTCCCAAGGGCAACCGACCTGTCATCCTCACCTATCACGACATCGGCTTAAACC ATAAGTCATGCTTCAATACCCTGTTCAATTATGAGGACATGCAGGAGATCACACAGCATTTCGCAGTGGTTCATGTAGACGCACCCGGCCAGCAGGAAGGTGCCCCTCCCTTCCCCAGTGG TTATCGCTACCCCACCATGGAGGAGTTGGCTGAAATGCTGCCGTCTGTGATGACTCAGCTCAA GGTCAACAGTGTGATTGGCATTGGTGTGGGAGCAGGAGCGTACATCCTCACCCGCTTTGCA CTGAACAACCCCACTCTGGTGGAGGGTTTGGTTCTGATTAACGTGGACCCGTGTGCAGAAGGATGGATTGACTGGGCAGCATCAAAG TTGTCTGGATGGACCAGTAATTTGGTGGACGTCGTCATGGCTCATCACTTCAGCACT GATGAGCTGACGGAGAACCAGGAGATCATCCAGACCTACCGTCTCCATATCGCCCACGACATCAACCAGGACAACCTGGCTCTCTTCTGTGGCTCCTACCAATA CCGTCAGGACCTGGAGATCGAGAGGCCAATCGTGGGTCTGAATGAGGACACAGTCAACACACTCAC ATGCCCTGCATTGCTGGTGGTTGGTGACACATCACCTGCTGTGGAGGCTGTG gTGGAATGCAATTCCAGGTTAAATCCAACAAAGACCACCCTGCTAAag ATGGCTGATTGTGGAGGTTTGCCCCAGGTTGTGCAG CCAGGAAAACTTGCTGAGGCCTTTAAGTACTTTGTTCAGGGCATGGGCTACA TGCCGTCGGCAGGAATGACTCGTCTGGCTCGCTCAcgcaccacctcctcctccagcctcacCTCCACTGAAGGCAGTCGCAGTCGCAACAACCTCAACAGCCTGCTGGAGGGCAGTGCCACTGGGGGCCTGGACAACCAGTCCAGACCCCAGACCATGGAGGTCTCCTGCTAA
- the ndrg3a gene encoding protein NDRG3a isoform X3, translated as MSAILDLDQIACSGNGVEHDIETPHGVLHVTMRGVPKGNRPVILTYHDIGLNHKSCFNTLFNYEDMQEITQHFAVVHVDAPGQQEGAPPFPSGYRYPTMEELAEMLPSVMTQLKVNSVIGIGVGAGAYILTRFALNNPTLVEGLVLINVDPCAEGWIDWAASKLSGWTSNLVDVVMAHHFSTDELTENQEIIQTYRLHIAHDINQDNLALFCGSYQYRQDLEIERPIVGLNEDTVNTLTCPALLVVGDTSPAVEAVVECNSRLNPTKTTLLKMADCGGLPQVVQPGKLAEAFKYFVQGMGYIPYVLLSHLSNESVPSAGMTRLARSRTTSSSSLTSTEGSRSRNNLNSLLEGSATGGLDNQSRPQTMEVSC; from the exons GAGCATGATATAGAGACTCCTCATGGCGTTCTCCATGTGACCATGAGAGGTGTTCCCAAGGGCAACCGACCTGTCATCCTCACCTATCACGACATCGGCTTAAACC ATAAGTCATGCTTCAATACCCTGTTCAATTATGAGGACATGCAGGAGATCACACAGCATTTCGCAGTGGTTCATGTAGACGCACCCGGCCAGCAGGAAGGTGCCCCTCCCTTCCCCAGTGG TTATCGCTACCCCACCATGGAGGAGTTGGCTGAAATGCTGCCGTCTGTGATGACTCAGCTCAA GGTCAACAGTGTGATTGGCATTGGTGTGGGAGCAGGAGCGTACATCCTCACCCGCTTTGCA CTGAACAACCCCACTCTGGTGGAGGGTTTGGTTCTGATTAACGTGGACCCGTGTGCAGAAGGATGGATTGACTGGGCAGCATCAAAG TTGTCTGGATGGACCAGTAATTTGGTGGACGTCGTCATGGCTCATCACTTCAGCACT GATGAGCTGACGGAGAACCAGGAGATCATCCAGACCTACCGTCTCCATATCGCCCACGACATCAACCAGGACAACCTGGCTCTCTTCTGTGGCTCCTACCAATA CCGTCAGGACCTGGAGATCGAGAGGCCAATCGTGGGTCTGAATGAGGACACAGTCAACACACTCAC ATGCCCTGCATTGCTGGTGGTTGGTGACACATCACCTGCTGTGGAGGCTGTG gTGGAATGCAATTCCAGGTTAAATCCAACAAAGACCACCCTGCTAAag ATGGCTGATTGTGGAGGTTTGCCCCAGGTTGTGCAG CCAGGAAAACTTGCTGAGGCCTTTAAGTACTTTGTTCAGGGCATGGGCTACA TTCCCTACGTTCTTCTCAGTCACCTGAGCAACGAATCAG TGCCGTCGGCAGGAATGACTCGTCTGGCTCGCTCAcgcaccacctcctcctccagcctcacCTCCACTGAAGGCAGTCGCAGTCGCAACAACCTCAACAGCCTGCTGGAGGGCAGTGCCACTGGGGGCCTGGACAACCAGTCCAGACCCCAGACCATGGAGGTCTCCTGCTAA